The following proteins come from a genomic window of Sorghum bicolor cultivar BTx623 chromosome 3, Sorghum_bicolor_NCBIv3, whole genome shotgun sequence:
- the LOC8059352 gene encoding keratin, type I cytoskeletal 9, whose translation MLYVHACMSAVGTRDRRCGTADRTSPAGRTTAATGGGKKRGSSRLKKSSGSKKDADAAAEDDYPRYGTNNTSGGGGKDEAGGDNRYNHMNSNGVGTDDDYNGGGNHHHYSGGGVVGSPYYGGGGAGGYGNSSPYYGGGGYGNSSPYGGGYGNSAPHGTGGDAPPYNNAPPAFWAPQDGARSPLYINTRAVHVYGAPGGGYDNDSNNDDHQRRRGGGFFGPAFQAVGHFFDRKFGFNDRD comes from the coding sequence ATGTTGtacgtacatgcatgcatgtctgcTGTGGGTACCAGGGATCGACGATGTGGAACAGCAGATCGAACTTCGCCGGCGGGCAGGACAACGGCAGCGACCGGCGGCGGGAAGAAACGCGGGTCCTCGAGGCTGAAGAAGAGCAGCGGCAgcaagaaagacgccgacgctGCCGCCGAGGACGACTACCCCAGGTACGGCACCAACAACACCAGCGGCGGTGGTGGCAAAGACGAGGCCGGCGGCGACAACCGCTACAACCACATGAACAGCAACGGCGTCGGTACCGACGACGACTACAACGGCGGTGGCAACCACCACCACtacagcggcggcggcgtagTGGGCTCCCCCTactacggcggcggcggcgcaggcgGATACGGCAACAGCTCTCCCTACTACGGCGGTGGCGGATACGGCAACAGCTCTCCCTACGGCGGCGGATACGGCAACAGCGCTCCCCACGGCACCGGCGGCGACGCACCGCCGTACAACAACGCTCCGCCCGCCTTCTGGGCTCCCCAGGACGGTGCGAGGTCGCCGTTGTACATCAACACCAGGGCGGTGCACGTGTACGGCGCTCCTGGTGGTGGGTACGACAACGATAGCAACAACGACGACCACCAGAGGAGGAGAGGCGGCGGGTTCTTCGGCCCGGCGTTCCAAGCCGTCGGCCACTTCTTCGACCGCAAGTTCGGTTTCAACGACAGGGACTGA
- the LOC8059353 gene encoding AP-4 complex subunit epsilon yields the protein MEQLRTIGRELAMGSQGGWGQSKEFLDLVKSIGEARSKAEEDRIIARELEHLKRRLADPDVPRRKMKELLLRLVYAEMLGHDASFGHIHAVKMTHDESLPLKRTGYLAVALFLDERHDLVILVVNTIQKDLRSDNYLVVCAALTAACRLIGEEAIPAVLPQVVELLAHPKEAVRKKAVMALHRFYQRSPSSVSHLVSNFRKRLCDNDPGVMGATLCPLYDLILEEPNSYKDLVVSFVNILKQVAERRLPTSYDYHQMPAPFIQIKLLKILAVLGSGDKQASGHMYTVLGDIFRKGDTASNIGNAILYECICCISSIFPNPKMLEAAAETTSKFLKSDSHNLKYMGIDALGRLIKINPDIAEEHQLAVIDCLEDPDDTLKRKTFELLYKMTKSTNVEVIVDRMIEYMINITDHHYKTEIASRCVELAEQFAPSNQWFIQTMNKVFEHAGDLVNIRVAHNLMRLIAEGFGEEDEGADSQLRSSAVDSYLRIVGEPKLPSSFLQIICWVLGEYGTADGKYSASYIIGKLCDVAEAHLTDDTVKAYAISAILKIFAFEIALGRKIDLLPECQTLVDELSASHSTDLQQRAYELQALLGLDKNAVESVMPADASCEDIEVDRNLSFLNSYVQQALENGASPYIPESERSGVISVGSYRSQEQQETSAHTLRFEAYEMPKPSLPLATSQTSISTPTTDLVPVPETGYYKEDHQTSRSQPPGDAVSGEFGVKLRLDGVQKKWGRPTYSSSTPSSSTSSQQTTNGTSHSDGGGSSSQPRESSYGSKRQQGTEVSAEKQRLAASLFGSAAAKADRKAQASRKTAKDSPSTEKVATTNVTAQPVKEQVIPAAPPPDLLDLGDEPVSSNPPLADPFSQLEGLLGPASAAPVLSGTPATGASKAPDLMSIFSDDVPTGVASGSTDPTLGDVNSTSSHKGATAVASKKGPSLQDALQKDATARQVGVTPTGNNPNLFKDLLG from the exons ATGGAGCAGCTGCGGACGATCGGGCGGGAGCTGGCGATGGGGTCACAGGGCGGGTGGGGGCAGTCCAAGGAGTTCCTCGACCTCGTCAAGTCCATTGGCGAGGCGCGCTCCAAGGCGGAGGAGGACCGCATCATCGCGCGCGAGCTCGAGCACCTCAAGCGCCGCCTTGCGGACCCCGACGTGCCACGCCGCAAGATGAAggagctcctcctccgcctcgtctACGCCGAGATGCTCGGCCACGATGCCTCCTTCGGCCACATCCATGCCGTCAAGATGACCCACGACGAATCGCTCCCGCTCAAACGAACCGGCTACCTCGCCGTCGCGCTTTTCCTCGATGAGCGCCACGACCTTGTCATCCTCGTGGTCAACACCATCCAGAAGGACCTCAGGTCGGACAACTACCTCGTCGTCTGCGCAGCGCTCACCGCCGCGTGCCGCCTCATCGGTGAGGAGGCCATCCCTGCCGTGCTGCCCCAGGTCGTAGAGCTGCTCGCGCACCCCAAGGAGGCTGTGAGGAAGAAGGCCGTCATGGCACTACACCGGTTCTACCAGCGATCaccctcctccgtctcccaccTTGTCTCCAACTTCCGGAAG AGGCTCTGTGATAATGATCCCGGGGTGATGGGTGCAACTCTATGCCCCCTCTATGACCTGATTTTGGAGGAACCAAATTCGTACAAGGATTTAGTTGTTAGTTTTGTTAACATCCTAAAACAAGTTGCGGAGAGGAGGCTTCCGACTTCCTATGATTATCACCAAATGCCCGCACCGTTTATTCAG ATAAAACTATTGAAGATACTTGCTGTGcttggtagtggtgataaacaagCAAGTGGGCATATGTACACCGTATTGGGTGACATATTCAGGAAGGGTGACACTGCGAGCAACATTGGCAATGCTATACTGTATGAATGCATATGCTGTATTTCATCCATTTTCCCAAACCCTAAGATGCTAGAGGCTGCAGCAGAAACAACATCAAAGTTTCTGAAG AGTGATAGTCATAATCTTAAGTACATGGGCATTGATGCTCTTGGCCggctaataaaaataaatccagATATTGCAGAAGAGCACCAGCTGGCTGTCATTGATTGCTTAGAG GACCCAGATGATACTTTGAAGCGCAAGACCTTTGAGCTTCTTTATAAGATGACAAAGTCAACAAATGTTGAAGTGATTGTTGATAGGATGATTGAGTACATGATCAATATAACTGATCATCATTACAAGACAGAAATTGCATCACGTTGTGTTGAACTTGCAGAGCAATTTGCGCCTAGCAATCAGTGGTTCATCCAG ACCATgaacaaagtctttgagcatgctGGAGATCTTGTCAACATCAGAGTGGCACACAATTTGATGCGGCTAATTGCTGAAGGCTTTGGAGAGGAGGATGAAGGTGCTGACAGTCAGCTAAGATCATCGGCT GTAGATTCCTATCTCCGCATTGTCGGAGAGCCAAAGCTTCCTTCTTCGTTCCTGCAG ATAATATGCTGGGTTTTGGGGGAATATGGAACAGCAGATGGAAAATATTCTGCATCTTATATTATCGGGAAGTTGTGTGATGTGGCAGAGGCCCACCTCACTGATGACACTGTCAAG GCGTATGCGATCTCAGCAATTCTGAAGATATTTGCGTTTGAAATCGCACTTGGAAGGAAGATTGATTTGCTGCCTGAG TGTCAAACACTGGTAGATGAATTGTCAGCTTCACATTCAACAGACTTGCAGCAACGTGCATATGAGCTACAGGCTTTACTAGGCTTGGACAAAAATGCTGTTGAAAGTGTTATGCCTGCAGATGCAAGTTGTGAAGATATTGAG GTCGACAGAAACCTCTCATTTCTAAACAGTTATGTGCAGCAAGCCTTGGAAAATGGTGCGTCCCCTTACATTCCAGAGAGTGAACGCTCTGGTGTTATAAGTGTTGGCAGCTACAGAAGCCAAGAACAACAGGAAACATCTGCCCATACTCTTAGATTTGAGGCCTATGAGATGCCTAAACCTTCGTTGCCACTAGCAACTTCACAAACAAGCATTTCCACACCAACTACTGACCTGGTTCCAGTTCCAGAGACAGGCTACTATAAGGAAGACCATCAAACATCAAGGTCTCAACCACCAGGTGATGCAGTTTCTGGTGAGTTTGGTGTCAAACTTCGCCTTGATGGGGTTCAAAAGAAATGGGGAAGGCCAACATATTCCTCTTCTACACCCTCAAGCTCGACGTCTAGTCAACAAACTACCAATGGGACCTCTCATTCCGATGGGGGAGGGTCAAGTTCGCAGCCACGGGAGTCCTCGTATGGTTCTAAGAGACAGCAGGGCACAGAAGTTTCAGCAGAAAAGCAACGGCTGGCTGCTTCACTTTTTGGTTCGGCAGCAGCTAAAGCTGATAGGAAAGCACAAGCTTCTAGAAAGACAGCAAAGGACAGTCCCTCAACTGAGAAAGTAGCTACCACTAATGTGACTGCCCAGCCTGTTAAGGAGCAAGTAATCCCTGCTGCACCACCGCCTGATCTGCTGGATCTGGGTGATGAGCCAGTTTCATCAAATCCTCCATTGGCTGATCCTTTCTCACAGTTAGAGGGGCTTCTTGGACCAGCATCGGCTGCTCCGGTGCTTTCTGGAACTCCGGCTACCGGCGCTTCCAAAGCACCAGATCTGATGTCAATCTTCTCAGATGATGTACCAACTGGAGTGGCTAGTGGATCCACCGATCCCACTCTAGGTGATGTTAATTCGACGAGCTCCCACAAAGGAGCAACTGCAGTGGCTTCAAAGAAGGGTCCAAGCCTTCAAGATGCCTTGCAAAAGGATGCTACTGCACGGCAAGTAGGCGTGACACCAACAGGGAACAATCCCAATCTCTTCAAGGACTTGCTAGGCTAA
- the LOC8059351 gene encoding peptidyl-prolyl cis-trans isomerase FKBP15-1, which translates to MGKKRQLICLAAAVAAAAILLTASAKKSGDVTELQIGVKYKPESCTLQAHKGDKIKVHYRGALTDGSVFDSSYDRGDPFEFTLGNGQVIKGWDQGLLGMCVGEKRKLKIPAKMGYGERGSPPKIPGGATLIFDTELIAVNGKTSGGAKTESDSEL; encoded by the exons ATGGGGAAGAAGCGGCAGCTGATCTGCCTCGCGGCCGCTGTCGCCGCCGCGGCCATCCTCCTGACAG CGTCGGCCAAGAAGTCCGGCGATGTCACCGAGCTTCAGATCGGCGTCAAG TACAAGCCTGAGTCATGTACCCTGCAAGCACACAAAGGAGACAAAATTAAAGTTCATTATCGT GGGGCACTCACTGATGGATCGGTTTTTGATTCTAGCTACGACAGAGGTGACCCGTTTGAATTTACTCTTGGAAATGGCCAAGTGATAAAAG gtTGGGACCAAGGATTGCTAGGTATGTGCGTCGGTGAAAAGCGGAAGCTAAAGATACCTGCAAAGATGGGTTATGGTGAGCGAGGCTCCCCACCGAAGATTCCAG GTGGAGCAACTCTGATCTTCGACACTGAGCTTATCGCCGTCAACGGAAAGACATCTGGCGGTGCAAAGACAGAAAGTGATAGCGAGCTCTAA
- the LOC8059354 gene encoding E3 ubiquitin-protein ligase Smurf1: MDNTQNQPLPPGVGTWPQAPPSHPPQCDADPQSYHPQFDTRPDNASANSSGSAANIESAVQEAVLHAQDIETQQVIQNQRHANTTSEPTTYGEDLLSNRRDPSALKEHLLKMTADHRAEMASKRGKPLHPNNGNYEIGNGYGVPGGGAYYAANLPSAQMNKPRDETDKAKCANDLPDFLKQRLRARGILKDETANKNNMSTQTVDSQQSQNKSAQELPHGWVEAKDLTTGAPYFYNQSTGVSQWDRPGSVVNTMQHQVSPSLPENWEEAIDKSTGHKYYYNTKTQTTQWEPPSVSTSVTPPASTNTAIEPVAQTADIWNSQMQRCLGCGGWGIGLVQPWGYCNHCTRVQNLPFQQYPSYTSNTMHASGNNAPKTQGNVSAKDRSSSKPPLGKPNRKDHRKRNRPEDDELDPMDPSSYSDAPRGGWVVGLKGVQPRAADTTAAGPLFQQRPYPSPGAVLRKNAEVATHGKKRGMAPITKRGDGSDGLGEAD; this comes from the exons ATGGACAACACTCAGAATCAACCACTACCACCTGGTGTTGGTACATGGCCGCAGGCTCCTCCCAGTCACCCACCACAATGCGATGCTGATCCGCAGTCTTATCATCCACAATTTGACACTAGACCTGACAATGCTAGTGCCAATAGTAGTGGTAGTGCAGCAAACATTGAGTCAGCTGTCCAGGAGGCTGTTCTTCACGCACAG GACATTGAGACCCAGCAAGTCATACAGAATCAAAG ACATGCAAACACAACAAGTGAACCTACAACATATGGAGAAGACTTACTATCGAACCGCCGTGACCCTAGTGCGTTGAAG GAGCACTTACTAAAGATGACAGCTGATCATCGTGCAGAGATGGCAAGCAAAAGGGGGAAGCCACTTCATCCAAACAATG GCAATTATGAAATTGGCAATGGCTATGGTGTACCAGGAGGTGGTGCTTATTATGCTGCAAACTTGCCAAGTGCTCAAATGA ATAAACCTAGAGATGAAACTGATAAAGCAAAATGTGCAAACGATCTCCCTGATTTTTTGAAGCAGAGGTTAAGGGCAAGGGGAATTCTCAAAGATGAGACAGCAAATAAGAACAACATGAGTACACAGACC GTGGATTCTCAACAAAGCCAGAACAAATCTGCGCAAGAGTTGCCTCATGGTTGG GTTGAAGCAAAGGACCTGACAACTGGTGCACCTTACTTCTACAATCAAAGCACCGGAGTTAGTCAATGGGATCGCCCTGGCAGTGTTGTGAATACCATGCAACATCAAGTTTCTCCATCCTTGCCAGAGAACTGGGAGGAGGCAATTGACAAATCAACAG GCCACAAATACTATTATAATACGAAGACACAGACCACACAGTGGGAACCTCCTTCTGTGAGCACCAGTGTTACACCTCCAGCTTCCACCAACACTGCAATTGAGCCAGTCGCTCAAACTGCAGATATTTGGAACTCTCAAATGCAGAGATGTCTGGGCTGTGGCGGATGGGGGATTGGTCTTGTCCAGCCTTGGGGATACTGCAATCACTGCACAAG GGTTCAAAATCTTCCTTTTCAACAGTATCCATCTTACACAAGTAATACGATGCACGCCAGTGGTAACAATGCTCCCAAAACTCAGGGGAATGTTTCAGCTAAGGACAG ATCAAGCTCAAAACCGCCCTTAGGGAAACCAAACAGAAAAGATCACCGCAAAAGGAACCGCCCCGAGGACGATGAGCTTGACCCAATGGACCCAAGTTCTTACTCAGACGCTCCACGCGGTGGCTG GGTTGTTGGTTTGAAGGGTGTTCAACCACGAGCAGCAGATACTACCGCAGCT GGACCTTTGTTCCAGCAAAGACCATATCCCTCACCAGGTGCTGTGTTGAGAAAAAATGCAGAGGTAGCAACCCATGGCAAGAAACGTGGTATGGCTCCGATAACAAAAAGAGGAGATGGCAGCGATGGACTTGGGGAGGCAGATTAG